From one Amaranthus tricolor cultivar Red isolate AtriRed21 chromosome 17, ASM2621246v1, whole genome shotgun sequence genomic stretch:
- the LOC130804688 gene encoding guanine nucleotide-binding protein subunit gamma 1-like isoform X1, which produces MEEQSTAITTGESSSSIRIGNGRSKHPSNFIGRHRLQAEITHLQHQIEFIEKELDELESIGGPSTVCDEIITGVETIADPLLPMTRGPVDVNWERWFRGGGSSRSNRRWI; this is translated from the exons ATGGAAGAACAATCAACAGCGATAACAACGGGTGAAAGTTCATCTTCAATTAGAATCGGAAATGGAAGATCCAAACACCCCTCTAATTTCATTGGTAGACATCGTTTACAAGCTGAAATCACTCATCTACAACACCAAATCGAATTCATCGAg AAGGAATTGGATGAACTTGAATCCATTGGTGGACCTTCTACTGTTTGTGATGA gATAATTACAGGAGTTGAAACTATTGCAGACCCTCTTCTTCCAAT GACAAGAGGCCCAGTGGATGTAAACTGGGAAAGGTGGTTTCGGGGAGGCGGCAGTTCAAGAAGTAACAGGCGTTGGATTTGA
- the LOC130804688 gene encoding guanine nucleotide-binding protein subunit gamma 2-like isoform X4 produces MEEQSTAITTGESSSSIRIGNGRSKHPSNFIGRHRLQAEITHLQHQIEFIEELDELESIGGPSTVCDETRGPVDVNWERWFRGGGSSRSNRRWI; encoded by the exons ATGGAAGAACAATCAACAGCGATAACAACGGGTGAAAGTTCATCTTCAATTAGAATCGGAAATGGAAGATCCAAACACCCCTCTAATTTCATTGGTAGACATCGTTTACAAGCTGAAATCACTCATCTACAACACCAAATCGAATTCATCGAg GAATTGGATGAACTTGAATCCATTGGTGGACCTTCTACTGTTTGTGATGA GACAAGAGGCCCAGTGGATGTAAACTGGGAAAGGTGGTTTCGGGGAGGCGGCAGTTCAAGAAGTAACAGGCGTTGGATTTGA
- the LOC130804688 gene encoding guanine nucleotide-binding protein subunit gamma 2-like isoform X3, with translation MEEQSTAITTGESSSSIRIGNGRSKHPSNFIGRHRLQAEITHLQHQIEFIEKELDELESIGGPSTVCDETRGPVDVNWERWFRGGGSSRSNRRWI, from the exons ATGGAAGAACAATCAACAGCGATAACAACGGGTGAAAGTTCATCTTCAATTAGAATCGGAAATGGAAGATCCAAACACCCCTCTAATTTCATTGGTAGACATCGTTTACAAGCTGAAATCACTCATCTACAACACCAAATCGAATTCATCGAg AAGGAATTGGATGAACTTGAATCCATTGGTGGACCTTCTACTGTTTGTGATGA GACAAGAGGCCCAGTGGATGTAAACTGGGAAAGGTGGTTTCGGGGAGGCGGCAGTTCAAGAAGTAACAGGCGTTGGATTTGA
- the LOC130804688 gene encoding guanine nucleotide-binding protein subunit gamma 2-like isoform X2 has protein sequence MEEQSTAITTGESSSSIRIGNGRSKHPSNFIGRHRLQAEITHLQHQIEFIEELDELESIGGPSTVCDEIITGVETIADPLLPMTRGPVDVNWERWFRGGGSSRSNRRWI, from the exons ATGGAAGAACAATCAACAGCGATAACAACGGGTGAAAGTTCATCTTCAATTAGAATCGGAAATGGAAGATCCAAACACCCCTCTAATTTCATTGGTAGACATCGTTTACAAGCTGAAATCACTCATCTACAACACCAAATCGAATTCATCGAg GAATTGGATGAACTTGAATCCATTGGTGGACCTTCTACTGTTTGTGATGA gATAATTACAGGAGTTGAAACTATTGCAGACCCTCTTCTTCCAAT GACAAGAGGCCCAGTGGATGTAAACTGGGAAAGGTGGTTTCGGGGAGGCGGCAGTTCAAGAAGTAACAGGCGTTGGATTTGA